Part of the Anopheles coluzzii chromosome 3, AcolN3, whole genome shotgun sequence genome is shown below.
CGACTGCCAAATGGTAGGTTTCGGTGCTCGAATCGGTCATCCCTTCTAACAGCAAACTATTTACCTTCCCTTTTTGTAGCGGTTACATCCTGTCTTTTTTACCTGCGTTTGTGAGTGGGACAGAAAATTAATTGTAACACGGCACATGATTCATTGCGCGCTACTTTTGGGGAGCAATTCCTCGTAAGACGGTATTTCACCCACGAAGACACGTTGTAGGGAGGGCTTTATGTTACCCCGAGCCCAATGAAGCCCCCGACACGGCGACGACGTAATCGCTCGCCTCGGAAATGAACATCATAATTTCctgtatcatcatcatcgccaccaTCGCCACCGTTACCGTCATCGGCGAAGGCAATACACAGCTCTAGCGTCATCAcattacacatacacacccatacGAACACCATCACGTCATCACGGTTGCTTGGATCGGGGGGATGCAGTTCCGTCGcgtcttgttttgtttatctttgcCGTTACGTCGACACCCTCCCCCATTCTTTTCCCCGCTCGTGGGTGCCGCTTTCCGCTCCCTAGGGTAGCGGTCCAACGGACAGTTTCGGATTATTTTTCCACCCGCTACGGCCCGGAACAATCCAAGACAGTGGTCGGTAAacgtcgtgtttttttttgttgttttatttagtggtgggagctcggaattgGACCTactcgattccgattccgtatttggaatcgattctggagccgattccgcaGCCTATTccagagccaattccggaaccaattccagagccgattccaattccggaaccaattccgaagccgactccaactccggaacCAATTATGATTCACAATTTTTTGGAAAgtgttaattaattaattgagCAATGCCTCACAATTTTACtgaacaaagaaaataataatactttAATGAGTTTGTAGATGGCATGTTGCAAATCTTCAATTCCAATTTGTGCACACAAATTACCCTGTTCAATATTTGCTTTCGAGGGTAAACGTCAACAGTCAGCAGCAGTGATGGACGTCTTGGACCATTAAACGCGATGAATCATTCCAGTATTGCGTTCTCCAGCTCGCCCCTGGAAGCAAGGCTCTCTCACACAATGTATAGAACAAGATCAGACGGAAACGGGTAATGAATCGGCCCGGCACTGGTGGGGCAAAATCCCCAAAGGGGGAAAAGCAGTGGTGTTTctcgattttttatttttggacgATGACGCGTGCACAAGCCGCCACACGCGAACGAAACACAGCCAAACCAACCTTCCCATCCCAAAATGCATCAATATCGCTTTGGAACGAGATGCGCACAGTAGTGTACTGCTGCGTGGTTGGTTCTCCTCCCGCCCAAAAGACAAACCATCATCTGCCATCCCGTcaagttttggtttttgttttgtttttggctttgGATTTGAAGCTTCCAAGCGTTCGTCATTCGTCGATGCACTTTGTTTTTGCggtcaatttatttttatttccatccTCGTGCAAAGTGTGCAAGAACCGGTGCAAAGTGCATGACGGTGGCGAaggttttatgattttatttttaaaatttcagtCCCTGCATGTTGGTAATGGAAAAGTATTGATCAATTTGGCCCATTCGTTCCGATTTTATTTCGCATTGGATCCCTGcgttgcatttattttttattttttcaattaccAAACGTGTCCTTGTGCAGCCAAATGGATGAaggatttttcatttacctTCATCAAACGGTCCGTAAATAAAATATGCACCCAACGGCAGGCGTGCGCTCGGGCCATCGCAGCCGCAAtcgtaaaatataaaaatgccCGTAACACATTGGCATTAACGAAAAACCGCCATGAATGTTTCGCCATGatactggtggtggtggtggtaccaGTTGGGTGCATTCGGTACTGTAATGCTCTCCCTCCAAAAGGGGTCAGAGGCCCTGCCGCAGCGCAATCGCGCAAATGCAACCAGAGGTCATCCGATGCGGCCGTGCTTAATTCATTATCTTCATTAAGTACTCGCTGGGGAGGGCGTTGGGGCGACTCGCAATGTGATGCGAGAGCGTCTCGGCCAAGCAACAAAGCAACAGCGCTACTTCACTGATTTCACGATGCTATGTATCGCGTTCCGGAAGCACTTGAAGTGCGCCCGGGCGAAAGAGTTTGCTGCGTTTTATCTGGCTTGTTccagtttgttgttgttgttgcgtggcacacgaaatgaaatgaatgaagagATAATTGGGACTAAATTCAGTTTgcttttggttgttttgttttgggattGTCCACCGTTTTTTTCTGAATACATTAAGCACAGCACTGCAATAATGAAGTGAACATGTTGTCATTAATCTACCATCTTACCAAGCAATCAAAATCTATACCCCCCAAGAGCGTCAACACAATTAACTAAAGCTTCCTTTGGCTTGGTCTTCTCCCATCCGGTTGGGTTCGTAAATCAAATTTCGCACATTGCGCAAACCCCTTGCCGActgaaaacaaatcaattaagCGACACCAATCGACGGTCCATCGTCGACAGCGCGTGTGTTCCGCGGCGCCACCGTCGATGAAGCGCACGCGCACTTAAATTGCGAGAACCCACCATCCCCTTCCGACGGAATTGAAATTCATTAATTtaaccgtttttttgttttctctctctctctctctctctctctctcttttcaaCAGGCGACCCAACAAGCTGCACGTCGTGTGGACGCGCCGTTCGCGCCGCGTCCAGTCCAGCGCGCTCGAGTGGCAGCCGGACCTAATCAACCCGCTCAGCAGCACCATGTCCTGGCCGATGCCGGACAACCACACGATCGCGGTCACACTGTTCAAAGACATCCGGACGCACGAGCTGGAGGATAAGGATTGGACGTTCGTGCTGGAGGACGTGTCGCAGCTCGGCAAGAAGCGGGCGCTCGCGTCCGCTACGATCAACATGCGCAAGTACGCCAGTATCGAATCGACGCAGCAAACGTTTACGCTCCGGTTGCGCCCGGTGTCGAAGAAAATCCTGGCCGCCAACCTGGAGCTAACGCTGAGCTGCGTGTTTTTGCGCGAGGGCAAAGCAACGGACGAGGACATGCAGAGCATCATTTCGCTGATGTCGGTCAACAATGTGTCCGACATAGCGCCGCTCGACGATCTCGAGGACATACCGGATCTGGAGAACTCGATCGACTTCTCCGAGAACATGTCCGAGCTGACGAaccagctcgagcagctgaCGACGAGCCTGAACAGCTCGGAGCTGCTGACACCGATGAGCGGCGTGCCCTCGCTGCTGTCCGACGATCAAACGCCGATCGTGTGCGGGTCGCGCGAAATGTTCCTCGACATGATGCTGGCGGGGCGGGAGGACGACGGCAGGCGTGAGTTGGACGAGAATGAGAACAAACCGTCgctgcagcaccaccacaGACCACACGCGCGCGAGGAGGGTACTGGTGACGGTGGTCAAGCCGGTTCGCACTCTGCGTCTCCTAGTCAGAGGGAAACTCGTGAAAACAGGCTCCCAGAAACGGTTAAaagggaggaggaagaggaagaagaccAGCTGGACAAACAGCTCGACGCACTGGGCGTGCTGGAAGACGACGAGGAAGACAATGACTTTGCATCCGGTCGATCAACACCGGTCCCAACGGAGGCAAACCGTGTACCGACGCCGGAACCCGCACCGCCGACCGTCGCCGTAGAGGAGGAAGCAAAACCGTCCTCCCCGGAACCACCACCAAAAGCATCGCCCCTCGATGGTAAAGCGTTCAACAGCAGCCGATCGGACCTGAAACCACTGAACCTAGTCAAGAGCTACGACAACGAACCGAAGGAAAGGGAACAAAGCACCATAACAGAGTCCGATCGGCAGGAGGCGGATGAAAAGTCGGACGTCTCGTTGGTTCCACCGATCCGGCCCGTTCCGCTGTTGGCCGGCGGGGAGCTGCTGAAACCGCTCGGCACGCTCAAGGACAGCACGCCCGGGCAGGATCTGCTGGAATGGTGCAAGGAGGTGACGAAGAACTACAACGGCGTGAAGGTGACCAACCTGACGACCAGCTGGCGCAACGGGATGGCATTCTGTGCGGTGATACATCACTTTTATCCTAATTTAATGTAAGTATGGGCAAACGCGGAGCACACAGGAGAGTTGCTCCATACGAATGCAATTTTCTGCTCTTTATTCCAGTGACATGACGAAATTGTCCCCTGGCAATGTGATTGAAAACTGTCGAACGGCTTTCGATGCGGCCGAAAAGCTCGGCATACCGCGGGTGATTGAGCCGCGCGATATGAATTTGCTCGCCGTGCCGGATAAGCTGGCCGTCATGACGTACCTTTATCAGCTGCGGGCGCACTTCACCGGACACCAGCTGGAGGTCCAATCGATCGGTAAGCATTTGCTGCGCATGGGAGAGGAAATGGTGTAATTAAATGGGTGGGAGAAAATAAGGAAAACGCACAGTATATTGGTGGTAATATCTGTGTTAATTGGTAGTTTCCTGTCCTAACACTCCACTTACCCCGTTTAAGATGGCAGCAGTGGTCCGTGTCGAGCATGCAGCCACGCGGCAGCACGGGCAGTGTGTTCTTATCACTCGCAAACGAAACTTGTCGGTGGAGAAGGAGGTACACAGAGTGTGTGGTAGTGTTTGCGCGAGAAAGAGTGGTTTTGAAATTTCTTTGTTaggaatatgtttttttttgtttcttttatcgGATCTTGTAAAAAAGACGTTCAAGCTTCGTAGCATAGTggtattgtgtttttgttttaatagtTATTTACACCAGGAAAGGGGGTTTGTCGCTATTCTCAAACAGTATGATTGTATTTGAAGATAAAACGTCAACTAAAGGACTCTTCAAatacttcattttttttcgagaATTTGGGGATTTTTGATTTTATGATTGTTTTAATGCTAATCAGTTAGAAAacgatttttatcaaaatcagaaaaaatgactgtttgtttgcttcaagTATAACATCTAACGCAGCTTGCAGGCTCAGCAACTAAACATGTCTTTCGTACTAAATCTTCCTATTGCATTGCAATATCTTCTAATGCTCTCCCCCAATCTCTTTACCACACTACAGGCGAAACAACGGACGATTCCAGCTACGTGATCGGAAACTACAAATCGGACAAGCTGTGCAAGAATCTGCTCAACCTGACCGACATCATCACGCCCAACAACGACGACCACCCGCTCGGGTCGAAGCTGGACACGAAGGCGGCCCTGCTGGCCAACTCGAAGCACCTGCTGGGGCGCGTCCTGTCCCCGACCAAAGATAAGCTGCCCAATTTTCCCTTCAGCCTGCTGGACGGGCCGCTCGGTCCGGGGCACGTGGCAAACAATGGCCCGGCGAACAACGAGCGGGTAGAGAGCGGTGGTGACAGCAATGGTAGCAGTAAACCAGCGAACGGTTTGAGTGGCCATCAGAGCAGCAGCATAGACAGTGGAAGCAGCAACACGTCCTCTTCCACGGCCGCCAATGAAGGGGACGCGGCAAGTGAAAAGCTTACCGTGGCCACGACGGTTGACAGTGGCAGTGATGGTCGGTCGGTGGCTGTTAATGGAAGCAGTGCCAGTCCCACCGGCGATGACGAAGATGGCCAAAGACGCGCGCAAACGGAAAACAGTGTACAGCAGCCGGGTGACGATGATGAAGAGATTCAAACGCTTCCGACGTTGGATTTGAACAAAGCAAACGTAAGTAGCTTCGAAGGAACAGAGAGTTAAagtctctctctgtgtgtgagagagagttaAAGCAGTGTGGAGTTTGCGCAGCCCAGACGGACGATTTGATTTGTGGTTTGAGTTTGAATTTACCGTCTCGGGGggctttgattttgtttttcctagtttttttaaacttagTTTGAGTTTTGGTTGATTGATTTGCAACTAGATTTGTTATTacttcaatttaatttaatttaattgtgatCTCCACATACCAATACTGCGATACGTTACTTCTGTACATATATTATACCATTCAACTATCCGACCATGGGTTTGTAttacgtttgtttgtttttttttcctgtttttctttcggCTTTGTTTTCCCCGTTTTTCGCTCCTGATTTTAGACATTGATTTTACGGCACAAAGAAATGAGCGAGCGGGCCAAGCTCATGATAGAACGGCTTAGATCGTCGCACGTAGATAGCAAAGGTGACAAGGATGCAgtaagtgttttgtttgtttgatttttttaaatctactTTATTAAgtaagtttttttgttaatttggtTAAGTTAaagtttgttgtgtttggtttgtttttattttgtaaatattatttcattttattgatttacttAATACCTACTTAATGATTAAGTCCTCGATTTTTCGAAGTAGTCACAAATTTGAAGTATTAGTGAATATTAGTTACTAACACTGATGTTTATCGATTTGCCATTTGCTTCGGTTTGCAACTCTGCTTCCCCTCAAACGCAAACCCAAAAGACCGATCGACAGGCCAGATTGCGCGAGGAGGCCCGCAAACTGATTGCCGGCGCCAAGTTAAAGCTGTCCGGGCTGGACTCTCCTTCATCGCCGACGAAACTGTTCCCCTCCGGTGGTCGCCCGGCCCCTGCTCCCCTCTCGCCAGATCGGGCCATCTCGCCGATCAACAATGGGTCGGAGTTTATCTTTCCCATTGGCCATCACCATCCGCATCGAAAGGATACGGGTTCGCCCGCCGGCCAGCAGGACCCTACCGGCAAGGAGGGTAGCAATGGGCACAGCTACAAGGCGGCGGAACAGCATCACCATCTGCTGAAGCGCAGCACACCGTCGCCGAGCAAGTTGATTGAGTTTATGGGTCCAAAGAGCCAGGAGGATGACAATGGTCAGGTAGGTTCAAGTTGAGTTTGAGCGTGTGAATTTTGAGTGTATTGAATAGTGTTTTTTAAAGCACAAAAGTCACCATCATCGCATTCTGCGTTGACAAGCAACATTTTAATATGCGCTTTGGTTTATTATCCCCTGCCAGGTGGAACGTGTAAATTACATTCAAAGTGAGCTTAACAAACTGGAGCGCGAGCAGGAAGCGATCGATCTGAAAGCAAACGCACTGGAAAAGAAGCTACGCGCTGTGATGGGCGGAACGATGACGAGTGAGTTGAGTGAGCATAGCTACGTACTAGCGGACAACAGCGAAAAGGatattaatgttttgtttccttattTTACCCGCTCATTTGCAGACGTTTCCGAAACCGAAGATCAACTCATGTCACAATGGTTCACGTTggtaaacaaaaagaacgcACTGCTCAGGCGGCAAATGCAGCTTAATCTACTGTAAGACCTTTTTACATTGCTCTACTATGGGAATCTTTCGATTTGTTAACTTATCCTTTatcttttctcttctttcacTCTTCGTTACAGTGAACAAGAGAATGATCTTGAGAAAAAGTACGAAATGCTAAACATGGAGCTGCGTGCAGCCCTTTCCGTCGAGGATTGGCAGAAGACGGAGGAGCAGCGCGAGAAGGAAGCGTTGCTACTGACGGAACTGGTGGCAATCGTGGACAAGCGCAATGAGCTGGTGCAAAATCTGCACAGCCAGGAGCAGGCGTAAGtttctgctttgttttgtttaaattagtGTCTAAtgcagtgctgcaaaacatcatgagcatcacgagatgttcaccaacgaaaacaatgaacatatccgtggtagttTGATGCTCATGCTTGAGTCAAAcacgatactctgactgataAGTTGAGCTTAATGacggcgcaagcataatcatgatttttttctggctgtgaatcactaatgactgaaacgaaactcaaatcagctcaagtacacaactgagatgatcagaggtgagactcaaacattTGGCGACCAATCACATActtgatgacatttttttaGCGCTCAACTCTTGGTCTCTCACTTGGCCACGACATTTTCTGTTCAGCAAAAGAACATTATTCAATATGACATTCGTGGAATATGCTTGGCATGTGGTCCCAAGCAACAATATGAGCATTATTTATCGCTTTGTCTGCTTTGATTTTCTCTCAGGTCAATCAGAGCGAggaaacatgctcattttgtttcttggaaccactcgcactcaccgcatatctcccaagactatcgtgatgatcaccgacagaaaatgtggcaacaaagtgactgaccaagagttggttgcacaaaatgtcaccaagcatgtgatggtcgcaccaactgatTGAGtttcacctctgatcatcacagtagagctcgtgacgctgacatgattttgtttcagccggaatttgtcatgactatgtcagtgacattttgcagaactgatcacagtaaagaAAAAGGcctgacatagtgactgaccaagcgatagtcgcaaaaatgtcacgaattgagtgacgctgacatggattttgtttcagttagattttttttttgacattgacagtgacattttgcagcactggtttAATGgttcttttactttttctctTATCTAGTATCGAAGATGACGACGAAATTGAACGAAAGCTGGAAACGGTAGATATTAACCAGAAGGACGAAAAGTGTGTCATCCAGTGAGCTGGTGGTAAGTAACGCTACGAGTGCCATGCAGGTGCAGCAGTCTTCAATGCTTAAATACTACCTCTGTTTTTAGATTTCCTTCAACTGTTCCTTACTTAAATTGGTTGAGGTTTTACCAATGTATGTGGACGTAAAATTGACGTAGTTTCAACATTCGACGTACCAAACCAAACGACAACCCCAAATTCCCCAAAACTGCTGACACGCGATAGGGCCACACTGTCCCCCCGAATGCCCCCCCCGGGCTCGATGATGCCGGGCGATCGAGAACTCGTACAAGTACAATCATCGTTCCAACGCACGATCGTTCAACCTGGAACAAATTACAGTAGCAGAGTACACATTTCCGTTCCGGGTTTTGAATTCCGTTTTTTCGTAATCAATTCCGTCCGTTTTccggtgtgtgcgcgtgtgttgtTGTATAGTGCGTTTAGTGCATTGTGCTTGGTATTTATCGAAGCATTTGAGGacgctgtgtgtctgtgtgcgtttACAGTGTGTCTCTGTATATGTGGTTGTGTTTTAGGATGTGAACCTTATCCCTGAACTTTTGTCTCGTTTCAAGCAAGCCTACAACGCGACGACGATGGCTTAAGCGTTGGGATCGATACGAGTCTAATGGGGATGATCCTTTCACTATAGGTTCGTCAAAGTTGGACGAAAGTATCTACGCTTTATGACAAAAAGGAACCGTGTTTTGAATGTGTACAATATTGTTTAGTGTCTTTCACGCCCCTTTTTCGTTCGGCTTCACAACTGGCAAAGTAATGCGACAGCAAAGAAGCAGTCCCAAGTGCAAATGCTTATTTATTGCAATACTACACTGTAAGAGCACTATCATATAGCTATACCCTTTTTTACGATTAAGTTTCCGTTACTTTTTACTGCTAACCGTTGTAACCGCGTAACCGTTTTATTGTTCTACTTGTATCTTACGCTGTAGTGGTCCGTAGTTTGTTTGGCTGGTCGAAAGCAAAGCTAGCAATGAATAGCTTGCCAGCTAGCTAGGGTCGTCGGGTAAGGAGCAGATCGAGCAAATTATGTATGTGAGTTAAGGGAGTTACGGGGTGGCATACGAGAGCGAGAGGCTTACTAGAGGCGAGCGGTTTGCAAAAACGGTGTCAGCGCCACCAACAGAAACAGCTGTAAACTTATTCAAAGTGATATTAGAGCGAGGCAAATCGAGTGAgcgtttttttatatatatgaTTAGAATCGTTTTATTACTGACACCCGCGAAGCTGCCTTTCATAGAAGCGAGATGAAATAAGTATTTGGTCACATGATTGGAACATTTTCCTTActagcaaaaaaggaaaagaaaattgaCCTAGAAATGGGTAGGAAAAGTGAGGCAGAGCGAATTTCCCgcaaatgattttaatttatctcGTACTCTAGCTACTTAGCTATCCATCTATCTATCTAAACATTTCTTCCGACTAATGTAGCTCTCATCTAACCGTAAAGGAACGATCAACTTTAAGTTTTAGATCATCATCTAGCGATTGGGGTTAACTGTGTACATAAAAAGGTAGTAAAACACAATAATAATGGCATTTATTGCCAATTCCAATCATCATACTTTCCTGCAGCAAAATCAGGCAAAAGTAGCTGTTTTTAAAAATGGTAAACCACATACTGTACTACTTTTTCTCATCCTAGATCGTTTCACATCACATGATAGAGGAAAAATTCGGTTCACTCGTTCGGCTACGTTTAGAAGCGTTAACAAAAACCGATGgcatattttacaaaaaatgctTTGAAAAGGAACTACTACTTGCATAACTACTAGAAATCGTCCTGCTTACGCTCGCATGCCTACAAATTgtataatttattgtttttcaccTACTCTACATTCTATTTCTGCGCCACACATCGTAATAATGCATACCGAGAGAAGAAATATTCTAGTCACAGCGGTCAAAGTGGAAATTACCAGACGAGGTTGTGTCCGTACCCCTTTTGATGCTGGCTATTTTggaggatgatgatgttttGGACCCACTGCGAAGGCTTTACAAAAGGCAAGAGTAATGGTTAGCTTTCAAACGGTGGAATGCTTATTTAGTATAGACCTCTAATTGGTGAAGGAAAGAGGGCGAAGGGATTACTTACTGTACTGAAATAAGCTTGGGTTTGGTAACGTTCTTTTCTCTTCTCAAACGATGCTATACTATGCAATTGATTGCTGCTTTTGGTGGTTTGTAAACTATCTTTCGCTTACAGTGCAGCATATTAGTGGAGAGATTAAAGATGGAGCGGAATGATTTGTGTACAGCTTTGAACTTACAGCCAAAGAAAAGCACAGAGAAAGAAAGCCTAATTGGACAAAACAGAAGCTGAACAATGGCGAATGGGTGGAAGATTTCTGaacacaattttttttttcccccaattCCCCCCCAACACGCGCTCAATTTGAAGGAGATTTTTAGCTTGTCGATAGGATGTAGTAACAAATAATCGTCTCATATAATGTGCATCATGTATATTTGCGTTAGTTTCGCTTTTGCTTCGGCTGGCACGAAGACAGAAACATACACACCGAATGCGACACTCGTTTGCATCCTTTGATGTGAGAGCAAACGGGGTTTTtgttgcaaacaaacaatcgaaTGGATTCATAAGGTTCTTTTGTACCGccacaactactactactactactactactacttaccCACCACTTTTTCTAGCAGATTAGCAAAAACAGATTTCACCTCCTTTTTGAGATTGCATACATCCCCCATCAAAAAATCCTTTTAATGGGTGTTTCTTTGCAGAGcagttgtttgtgtgttagtgtgtgtttgctcgATAGAACCGTAATGCTTGGGCTTTTTGGtctgttttatttccttcAAAACATCTGGCAATCGAACAATCTATGCTAATTCCAAACGGAATAATAACCgttcaatgcacacacacacatatagccGAACCAAACTGTGCGGTGTGGTACGtaatatgaaaaatattacacGCTGTGAGAGCCTGTAGCTGTCAGAAAAAGAGAACACACATTAATGGTAAAATGCAGAAGATCACATATTGTAAtcaacacccccccccccacccctcccaCGTCATTCGTAAAGCTTTCTATCACATACAATCGGAGAAGAAAACTCGTTAAAATATACGTAGCAAAAATTAATCATTTGTAACGCagattaaaaaataacaagctCTAGGCGGGCGTCGTATAACAACCAAAGTAAAACTTTGGCCTTCGCTCCCCCTCTCTAGCACATGTAAACGCGCCTAGCCGGGGTGAGCCTAGCGATATAGATAATATGATAGTGGTGAAacagaacggaacggaaacaaTATATAAAATCGAATAAACAAAAGGGAAAGCATCGCAAACATCGGTCAACTCGGCGCGTATAAACAGATTAAACTGATGAAAAGATCATATTTTTAGGCTATAGAATGTaacgaaaatgaaattatttgcGTGCTGCAAAACTAACAATTCCAAAGTGAAGCGCCACATTGGAAGGCGGGgtgaaacgaaacgaacccCCTACAATTGCTACACATCACTGCGGAGCACCAGCAAGCAGCAAGCCATACACCGAGCACTTCATTTACGTTACGTTTTGAAGAGGCCAGAAAAGCAGAGGGAGGAAAAATGCAGCCTATAGAAAAGAGTTTGCTTTGTAGAGCCGTTTGTAAACTTTTCGTATCGATTATGATGGTAGACACATTCGTGGCACGATAtttttggaaaacaaacaaacaaaaactactATTAAAAAAGCTTGCAGAAAAGGTGCGaaatagagggagagagaacaCATAACAATTCCTTGGAAAAGGGCAAAAGATTACCATCacacagatagagagagacctgtatttatatatatacaaaaCCCCCGTTTGCGTACCGATGCAGGAGGATGAGTCTATACTTATAtacataaaaagaaaacaaaaaatcatattatatattttttctcaTACTATATACATACATCCCATTATGCATACGCTCACGGCGGCGGCTGGTACGTACGAGCGCCGCCGCTGCGACAATGATTGAGCTGGTGACGAGAGGAGTAAATTGTGAACTGTGAGGTTTCCTAAAtagcgtgcgcgcgtgtgtgggGTCAAAATTAAACCAAGGAAACAACTTAAAAGAAGATTACTAGCACCGGATGTCCAACGACGGCAACAGCATGCTTGCGGATTGTAATAATAAtctgacgatgatgatgaacaaTGAAATGTATCGAATGATGATGTCAAAAAGGAACGAagtttttatatgaatattGTTCGCGAAAGAAATGAGAAGAAAGGAAACCAGGTatgttatcgttttttttgtgtaaaagtTAAAAGACTTTACTTTATTCTTCCCAATTTAAAACCGTATTTTTTCCAACAAAAGAGGATAAAACGGgagagaaaggaaaattaggagaaggaggaggtgTGTGGTTTTGGTATTCCTTTTcccagcttttttttctctttttacaTACATTGACGTGTTAACATCGCTTTGCTACAATACAGTCCAAATCGTTGGTTCCCGTACACACGCTCCTCCTCACTACGCTCGCTCACCCGTGTGTATCAGCGTGCCGTTTGGCAAATGTACAAAAACGGCAGTTAAACCTTTCCCcagcaagaaaaacatcaCTCTCCGTAGgaaattcattcatttcacaCCTACCGACCCGTCTCGAC
Proteins encoded:
- the LOC120955314 gene encoding EH domain-binding protein 1 isoform X4, with amino-acid sequence MGSVWKRLQRVNKRAAKFSFTVSYHELFMETTAKWRPNKLHVVWTRRSRRVQSSALEWQPDLINPLSSTMSWPMPDNHTIAVTLFKDIRTHELEDKDWTFVLEDVSQLGKKRALASATINMRKYASIESTQQTFTLRLRPVSKKILAANLELTLSCVFLREGKATDEDMQSIISLMSVNNVSDIAPLDDLEDIPDLENSIDFSENMSELTNQLEQLTTSLNSSELLTPMSGVPSLLSDDQTPIVCGSREMFLDMMLAGREDDGRRELDENENKPSLQHHHRPHAREEGTGDGGQAGSHSASPSQRETRENRLPETVKREEEEEEDQLDKQLDALGVLEDDEEDNDFASGRSTPVPTEANRVPTPEPAPPTVAVEEEAKPSSPEPPPKASPLDGKAFNSSRSDLKPLNLVKSYDNEPKEREQSTITESDRQEADEKSDVSLVPPIRPVPLLAGGELLKPLGTLKDSTPGQDLLEWCKEVTKNYNGVKVTNLTTSWRNGMAFCAVIHHFYPNLIDMTKLSPGNVIENCRTAFDAAEKLGIPRVIEPRDMNLLAVPDKLAVMTYLYQLRAHFTGHQLEVQSIDGSSGPCRACSHAAARAVCSYHSQTKLVGGEGGETTDDSSYVIGNYKSDKLCKNLLNLTDIITPNNDDHPLGSKLDTKAALLANSKHLLGRVLSPTKDKLPNFPFSLLDGPLGPGHVANNGPANNERVESGGDSNGSSKPANGLSGHQSSSIDSGSSNTSSSTAANEGDAASEKLTVATTVDSGSDGRSVAVNGSSASPTGDDEDGQRRAQTENSVQQPGDDDEEIQTLPTLDLNKANVERVNYIQSELNKLEREQEAIDLKANALEKKLRAVMGGTMTNVSETEDQLMSQWFTLVNKKNALLRRQMQLNLLEQENDLEKKYEMLNMELRAALSVEDWQKTEEQREKEALLLTELVAIVDKRNELVQNLHSQEQAIEDDDEIERKLETVDINQKDEKCVIQ
- the LOC120955314 gene encoding EH domain-binding protein 1 isoform X1 → MGSVWKRLQRVNKRAAKFSFTVSYHELFMETTAKWRPNKLHVVWTRRSRRVQSSALEWQPDLINPLSSTMSWPMPDNHTIAVTLFKDIRTHELEDKDWTFVLEDVSQLGKKRALASATINMRKYASIESTQQTFTLRLRPVSKKILAANLELTLSCVFLREGKATDEDMQSIISLMSVNNVSDIAPLDDLEDIPDLENSIDFSENMSELTNQLEQLTTSLNSSELLTPMSGVPSLLSDDQTPIVCGSREMFLDMMLAGREDDGRRELDENENKPSLQHHHRPHAREEGTGDGGQAGSHSASPSQRETRENRLPETVKREEEEEEDQLDKQLDALGVLEDDEEDNDFASGRSTPVPTEANRVPTPEPAPPTVAVEEEAKPSSPEPPPKASPLDGKAFNSSRSDLKPLNLVKSYDNEPKEREQSTITESDRQEADEKSDVSLVPPIRPVPLLAGGELLKPLGTLKDSTPGQDLLEWCKEVTKNYNGVKVTNLTTSWRNGMAFCAVIHHFYPNLIDMTKLSPGNVIENCRTAFDAAEKLGIPRVIEPRDMNLLAVPDKLAVMTYLYQLRAHFTGHQLEVQSIDGSSGPCRACSHAAARAVCSYHSQTKLVGGEGGETTDDSSYVIGNYKSDKLCKNLLNLTDIITPNNDDHPLGSKLDTKAALLANSKHLLGRVLSPTKDKLPNFPFSLLDGPLGPGHVANNGPANNERVESGGDSNGSSKPANGLSGHQSSSIDSGSSNTSSSTAANEGDAASEKLTVATTVDSGSDGRSVAVNGSSASPTGDDEDGQRRAQTENSVQQPGDDDEEIQTLPTLDLNKANTLILRHKEMSERAKLMIERLRSSHVDSKGDKDATDRQARLREEARKLIAGAKLKLSGLDSPSSPTKLFPSGGRPAPAPLSPDRAISPINNGSEFIFPIGHHHPHRKDTGSPAGQQDPTGKEGSNGHSYKAAEQHHHLLKRSTPSPSKLIEFMGPKSQEDDNGQVERVNYIQSELNKLEREQEAIDLKANALEKKLRAVMGGTMTNVSETEDQLMSQWFTLVNKKNALLRRQMQLNLLEQENDLEKKYEMLNMELRAALSVEDWQKTEEQREKEALLLTELVAIVDKRNELVQNLHSQEQAIEDDDEIERKLETVDINQKDEKCVIQ